A window from Gossypium raimondii isolate GPD5lz chromosome 7, ASM2569854v1, whole genome shotgun sequence encodes these proteins:
- the LOC105791591 gene encoding retrovirus-related Pol polyprotein from transposon RE1 isoform X5, with product MLPSSPYYLHPNEKPALVLVSPVLSSSNYHAWSRAMTMAFLFKNKLQFVDGTITVPPRTDPLYSAWERCNTMVLSWLHHSISPSIMNSVLWLDFAYDIWRDLRERFSQGDVFRISALQEEINAFKQDDRSVTDYFTELKILWDELMNFRPIPVCSCSPSCYCGVFVTLQKYHDNDYVIRFLKGLHDRFAAIRSQIMLIDPLPPINKVFSLVIQQERHLPTGSSQLFVSNTLRHHTSSKKPQAKSSIDSRQCTFCGKSRHTVDTCYEKHGYPPGYKSRGRASRAHTALNDCAAQPLDSSQHVDILPSDPSVTLTQDQLQQLLALLPASTSPPHVTNTASSSQPNPSPSSDRLFLLRR from the exons ATGCTGCCTTCTAGCCCATACTATCTGCATCCAAATGAAAAACCAGCTTTGGTTCTTGTTTCTCCTGTCTTATCAAGCTCAAACTATCACGCTTGGTCTCGAGCTATGACAATGGCATTTCTATTCAAAAACAAGCTCCAGTTTGTTGACGGCACCATCACAGTTCCACCTCGAACGGATCCTCTTTATTCTGCCTGGGAACGATGTAACACTATGGTGCTTTCTTGGTTGCACCATTCCATCTCGCCCTCGATCATGAACAGTGTTCTTTGGCTCGACTTTGCTTATGATATTTGGCGCGATCTTCGTGAACGCTTTTCTCAAGGTGATGTTTTCCGCATTTCTGCTCTCCAAGAAGAGATCAATGCTTTCAAGCAAGATGATCGTTCCGTTACTGATTACTTTACTGAGTTAAAAATTCTCTGGGATGAGTTGATGAATTTTCGACCAATTCCAGTTTGTTCTTGTTCACCATCTTGCTATTGCGGTGTTTTTGTCACTCTCCAGAAATATCATGATAACGACTACGTTATTCGTTTTCTTAAGGGTCTCCATGATCGGTTTGCTGCTATTCGTTCTCAAATCATGCTTATTGATCCCTTGCCTCCAATCAACAAAGTGTTTTCCCTAGTTATTCAACAAGAACGTCACCTTCCTACTGGCTCATCTCAGTTGTTTGTTAGCAACACATTGCGCCACCACACTTCTTCAAAGAAACCTCAGGCTAAATCATCTATTGATTCACGGCAATGTACCTTCTGTGGCAAATCTAGGCATACTGTTGATACTTGTTATGAAAAGCATGGATATCCACCTGGTTATAAGTCTCGAGGTCGGGCCTCTCGTGCACACACAGCCCTTAATGATTGTGCTGCACAACCTTTGGACTCTTCGCAGCATGTTGATATTTTGCCATCTGATCCTTCTGTTACTTTGACACAAGATCAGTTGCAACAGCTACTTGCATTACTTCCAGCATCTACCTCCCCACCTCATGTTACCAATACTGCTTCTTCCTCACAACCGAACCCTTCCCCATCCTCAG ACAGGCTCTTCCTTCTTCGAAGATGA
- the LOC105791591 gene encoding metal tolerance protein B isoform X6, whose product MEDGEVSIQRLKEIEMPMVSDGNTVISMTPELKCCSGCVFSGRPNTALESKERHNLAVMSDAAPLLTDVAGFCISLFTVWASAWKATSYQSFGFNRLEVLGALLSMQLIWLISALLIYEALDRILHENDEVNGALMFAVAAFRFVINLVMVLWLGHDHTHHACRGTVHHRHHDDHHSDLATEEETSLVPSGPKTNKIMNINLQGAYLHVVADLIQTVGVMITGAVIWIKPKWLIVDLLCTLIFSTVALSTTLPMLRDIFSILMERTAGEINIDMLESGIKGIDGVQNIHDLHWHFMILCCLLAHTICIQMKNQLWFLFLLSYQAQTITLGLEL is encoded by the exons ATGGAAGATGGCGAAGTCTCCATTCAAAGATTAAAGGAAATTGAGATGCCAATGGTATCTGATGGAAATACTGTGATTTCAATGACCCCAGAGTTGAAATGCTGCTCTGGTTGTGTCTTTTCCGGGCGACCAAACACTGCTTTGGAATCAAAGGAACGACACAA CCTTGCAGTTATGTCAGATGCAGCTCCCTTGCTCACTGATGTGGCTGGATTCTGTATATCTCTATTTACAGTCTGGGCTTCCGCATGGAAGGCGACATCCTACCAATCTTTTGGGTTCAATCGTCTCGAAGTCCTTGGTGCTCTTTTGTCTATGCAACTCATATGGCTTATATCTGCTCTCTTAATATACGAAGCACTTGACAGGATTCTCCATGAAAATGATGAGGTAAACGGGGCACTCATGTTTGCAGTTGCTGCTTTCAGATTTGTGATCAACTTGGTTATGGTCCTTTGGCTGGGTCATGACCACACTCACCATGCTTGCAGGGGAACAGTTCATCATCGACATCACGACGACCATCATAGTGATTTAGCCACAGAAGAGGAGACTAGTTTGGTGCCGAGTGGTCCAAAGACAAACAAGATAATGAACATAAATCTCCAAGGAGCTTACTTGCATGTCGTGGCTGACCTAATTCAAACCGTTGGGGTGATGATCACTGGAGCTGTTATTTGGATAAAACCTAAGTGGTTGATTGTTGATCTTCTCTGCACACTCATCTTCTCTACCGTTGCTCTCAGTACCACTCTACCTATGCTGAGAGATATTTTTAGCATATTGATGGAAAGGACAGCAGGAGAAATTAATATCGACATGCTGGAAAGTGGTATCAAGGGCATCGATGGAGTCCAAAACATTCACGACCTCCAC TGGCATTTCATGATACTATGCTGCCTTCTAGCCCATACTATCTGCATCCAAATGAAAAACCAGCTTTGGTTCTTGTTTCTCCTGTCTTATCAAGCTCAAACTATCACGCTTGGTCTCGAGCTATGA
- the LOC105791612 gene encoding ras-related protein Rab11C: MAHRVDHEYDYLFKIVLIGDSGVGKSNILSRFTRNEFCLESKSTIGVEFATRTLQVEGKTVKAQIWDTAGQERYRAITSAYYRGAVGALLVYDITKRQTFDNVQRWLRELREHADSNIVVMMAGNKSDLNHLRAVSEVDGHGLAEKEGLSFLETSALEATNIEKAFQTILTEIYHIMCKKALAAQEAAATTKLPGQGTTINVADASGNTKKGCCST; the protein is encoded by the exons ATGGCACATAGAGTAGATCACGAGTACGATTACCTTTTCAAGATTGTGCTGATCGGCGATTCTGGAGTTGGAAAATCGAATATTCTCTCTAGATTCACCAGAAACGAGTTTTGTTTGGAATCTAAATCCACTATCGGCGTCGAGTTCGCTACCAGAACTCTCCAG GTGGAGGGAAAGACTGTGAAGGCACAGATTTGGGACACGGCAGGTCAGGAGAGATATCGAGCTATAACTAGCGCTTACTACAGAGGAGCTGTTGGTGCACTTCTTGTCTACGACATAACAAAGAGGCAAACCTTTGATAACGTCCAAAGGTGGCTGCGTGAATTGAGGGAACACGCCGATTCTAACATTGTCGTCATGATGGCTGGAAATAAATCTGACCTGAATCATCTTCGAGCTGTTTCTGAGGTGGATGGTCATGGTTTGGCCGAGAAGGAAGGTCTTTCATTTCTCGAGACGTCTGCGCTGGAAGCAACCAACATTGAGAAGGCATTCCAAACTATATTGACTGAGATCTATCATATCATGTGTAAAAAGGCATTGGCAGCCCAGGAAGCAGCGGCTACCACCAAGCTTCCCGGGCAAGGAACTACCATTAATGTCGCTGATGCATCAGGAAACACCAAGAAAGGATGCTGCtctacataa
- the LOC105791591 gene encoding retrovirus-related Pol polyprotein from transposon RE1 isoform X1: MLPSSPYYLHPNEKPALVLVSPVLSSSNYHAWSRAMTMAFLFKNKLQFVDGTITVPPRTDPLYSAWERCNTMVLSWLHHSISPSIMNSVLWLDFAYDIWRDLRERFSQGDVFRISALQEEINAFKQDDRSVTDYFTELKILWDELMNFRPIPVCSCSPSCYCGVFVTLQKYHDNDYVIRFLKGLHDRFAAIRSQIMLIDPLPPINKVFSLVIQQERHLPTGSSQLFVSNTLRHHTSSKKPQAKSSIDSRQCTFCGKSRHTVDTCYEKHGYPPGYKSRGRASRAHTALNDCAAQPLDSSQHVDILPSDPSVTLTQDQLQQLLALLPASTSPPHVTNTASSSQPNPSPSSGNLFSLQSHHWIIDTGATDHIAHSLLFFASFHSIKPIYINLPNGTKVCARISGTVIFNNSLYITNVLYVPQFTFNLLSVTKLTAILPCSFTFHKTHCSRQALPSSKMIGTARVLHGLYILDSPAQTFSNILEKFSFIILHRETCIVLPCQS, encoded by the coding sequence ATGCTGCCTTCTAGCCCATACTATCTGCATCCAAATGAAAAACCAGCTTTGGTTCTTGTTTCTCCTGTCTTATCAAGCTCAAACTATCACGCTTGGTCTCGAGCTATGACAATGGCATTTCTATTCAAAAACAAGCTCCAGTTTGTTGACGGCACCATCACAGTTCCACCTCGAACGGATCCTCTTTATTCTGCCTGGGAACGATGTAACACTATGGTGCTTTCTTGGTTGCACCATTCCATCTCGCCCTCGATCATGAACAGTGTTCTTTGGCTCGACTTTGCTTATGATATTTGGCGCGATCTTCGTGAACGCTTTTCTCAAGGTGATGTTTTCCGCATTTCTGCTCTCCAAGAAGAGATCAATGCTTTCAAGCAAGATGATCGTTCCGTTACTGATTACTTTACTGAGTTAAAAATTCTCTGGGATGAGTTGATGAATTTTCGACCAATTCCAGTTTGTTCTTGTTCACCATCTTGCTATTGCGGTGTTTTTGTCACTCTCCAGAAATATCATGATAACGACTACGTTATTCGTTTTCTTAAGGGTCTCCATGATCGGTTTGCTGCTATTCGTTCTCAAATCATGCTTATTGATCCCTTGCCTCCAATCAACAAAGTGTTTTCCCTAGTTATTCAACAAGAACGTCACCTTCCTACTGGCTCATCTCAGTTGTTTGTTAGCAACACATTGCGCCACCACACTTCTTCAAAGAAACCTCAGGCTAAATCATCTATTGATTCACGGCAATGTACCTTCTGTGGCAAATCTAGGCATACTGTTGATACTTGTTATGAAAAGCATGGATATCCACCTGGTTATAAGTCTCGAGGTCGGGCCTCTCGTGCACACACAGCCCTTAATGATTGTGCTGCACAACCTTTGGACTCTTCGCAGCATGTTGATATTTTGCCATCTGATCCTTCTGTTACTTTGACACAAGATCAGTTGCAACAGCTACTTGCATTACTTCCAGCATCTACCTCCCCACCTCATGTTACCAATACTGCTTCTTCCTCACAACCGAACCCTTCCCCATCCTCAGGTaacctcttttctcttcaatcccATCATTGGATCATTGACACAGGTGCCACTGATCATATTGCTCACTCTTTATTgttttttgcttcttttcatTCCATTAAACCTATATACATCAACCTTCCAAATGGCACTAAAGTTTGTGCTCGAATTTCTGGTACAGTCATTTTCAATAATAGTCTTTACATTACTAATGTTCTCTATGTTCCTCAATTTACCTTTAATCTTTTATCTGTCACTAAACTCACTGCTATATTACCTTGTTCCTTTACCTTTCATAAAACTCATTGTTCTAGACAGGCTCTTCCTTCTTCGAAGATGATTGGTACAGCTAGAGTGCTCCATGGTCTTTATATTTTGGACTCCCCAGCTCAAACTTTTTCCAATATACTTGAGAAGTTTTCTTTCATTATTCTACATCGGGAAACTTGTATTGTCCTGCCATGTCAAAGCTGA
- the LOC105791591 gene encoding retrovirus-related Pol polyprotein from transposon RE1 isoform X4, with translation MLPSSPYYLHPNEKPALVLVSPVLSSSNYHAWSRAMTMAFLFKNKLQFVDGTITVPPRTDPLYSAWERCNTMVLSWLHHSISPSIMNSVLWLDFAYDIWRDLRERFSQGDVFRISALQEEINAFKQDDRSVTDYFTELKILWDELMNFRPIPVCSCSPSCYCGVFVTLQKYHDNDYVIRFLKGLHDRFAAIRSQIMLIDPLPPINKVFSLVIQQERHLPTGSSQLFVSNTLRHHTSSKKPQAKSSIDSRQCTFCGKSRHTVDTCYEKHGYPPGYKSRGRASRAHTALNDCAAQPLDSSQHVDILPSDPSVTLTQDQLQQLLALLPASTSPPHVTNTASSSQPNPSPSSGSSFFEDDWYS, from the exons ATGCTGCCTTCTAGCCCATACTATCTGCATCCAAATGAAAAACCAGCTTTGGTTCTTGTTTCTCCTGTCTTATCAAGCTCAAACTATCACGCTTGGTCTCGAGCTATGACAATGGCATTTCTATTCAAAAACAAGCTCCAGTTTGTTGACGGCACCATCACAGTTCCACCTCGAACGGATCCTCTTTATTCTGCCTGGGAACGATGTAACACTATGGTGCTTTCTTGGTTGCACCATTCCATCTCGCCCTCGATCATGAACAGTGTTCTTTGGCTCGACTTTGCTTATGATATTTGGCGCGATCTTCGTGAACGCTTTTCTCAAGGTGATGTTTTCCGCATTTCTGCTCTCCAAGAAGAGATCAATGCTTTCAAGCAAGATGATCGTTCCGTTACTGATTACTTTACTGAGTTAAAAATTCTCTGGGATGAGTTGATGAATTTTCGACCAATTCCAGTTTGTTCTTGTTCACCATCTTGCTATTGCGGTGTTTTTGTCACTCTCCAGAAATATCATGATAACGACTACGTTATTCGTTTTCTTAAGGGTCTCCATGATCGGTTTGCTGCTATTCGTTCTCAAATCATGCTTATTGATCCCTTGCCTCCAATCAACAAAGTGTTTTCCCTAGTTATTCAACAAGAACGTCACCTTCCTACTGGCTCATCTCAGTTGTTTGTTAGCAACACATTGCGCCACCACACTTCTTCAAAGAAACCTCAGGCTAAATCATCTATTGATTCACGGCAATGTACCTTCTGTGGCAAATCTAGGCATACTGTTGATACTTGTTATGAAAAGCATGGATATCCACCTGGTTATAAGTCTCGAGGTCGGGCCTCTCGTGCACACACAGCCCTTAATGATTGTGCTGCACAACCTTTGGACTCTTCGCAGCATGTTGATATTTTGCCATCTGATCCTTCTGTTACTTTGACACAAGATCAGTTGCAACAGCTACTTGCATTACTTCCAGCATCTACCTCCCCACCTCATGTTACCAATACTGCTTCTTCCTCACAACCGAACCCTTCCCCATCCTCAG GCTCTTCCTTCTTCGAAGATGATTGGTACAGCTAG
- the LOC105791591 gene encoding metal tolerance protein B isoform X3 has translation MEDGEVSIQRLKEIEMPMVSDGNTVISMTPELKCCSGCVFSGRPNTALESKERHKSVTKLSGLILFYLIVISVEIIGGVKANSLAVMSDAAPLLTDVAGFCISLFTVWASAWKATSYQSFGFNRLEVLGALLSMQLIWLISALLIYEALDRILHENDEVNGALMFAVAAFRFVINLVMVLWLGHDHTHHACRGTVHHRHHDDHHSDLATEEETSLVPSGPKTNKIMNINLQGAYLHVVADLIQTVGVMITGAVIWIKPKWLIVDLLCTLIFSTVALSTTLPMLRDIFSILMERTAGEINIDMLESGIKGIDGVQNIHDLHWHFMILCCLLAHTICIQMKNQLWFLFLLSYQAQTITLGLEL, from the exons ATGGAAGATGGCGAAGTCTCCATTCAAAGATTAAAGGAAATTGAGATGCCAATGGTATCTGATGGAAATACTGTGATTTCAATGACCCCAGAGTTGAAATGCTGCTCTGGTTGTGTCTTTTCCGGGCGACCAAACACTGCTTTGGAATCAAAGGAACGACACAAGTCAGTAACCAAACTTTCTGGCCTCATACTTTTCTATCTTATAGTTATATCAGTAGAGATTATTGGTGGAGTGAAAGCCAACAGCCTTGCAGTTATGTCAGATGCAGCTCCCTTGCTCACTGATGTGGCTGGATTCTGTATATCTCTATTTACAGTCTGGGCTTCCGCATGGAAGGCGACATCCTACCAATCTTTTGGGTTCAATCGTCTCGAAGTCCTTGGTGCTCTTTTGTCTATGCAACTCATATGGCTTATATCTGCTCTCTTAATATACGAAGCACTTGACAGGATTCTCCATGAAAATGATGAGGTAAACGGGGCACTCATGTTTGCAGTTGCTGCTTTCAGATTTGTGATCAACTTGGTTATGGTCCTTTGGCTGGGTCATGACCACACTCACCATGCTTGCAGGGGAACAGTTCATCATCGACATCACGACGACCATCATAGTGATTTAGCCACAGAAGAGGAGACTAGTTTGGTGCCGAGTGGTCCAAAGACAAACAAGATAATGAACATAAATCTCCAAGGAGCTTACTTGCATGTCGTGGCTGACCTAATTCAAACCGTTGGGGTGATGATCACTGGAGCTGTTATTTGGATAAAACCTAAGTGGTTGATTGTTGATCTTCTCTGCACACTCATCTTCTCTACCGTTGCTCTCAGTACCACTCTACCTATGCTGAGAGATATTTTTAGCATATTGATGGAAAGGACAGCAGGAGAAATTAATATCGACATGCTGGAAAGTGGTATCAAGGGCATCGATGGAGTCCAAAACATTCACGACCTCCAC TGGCATTTCATGATACTATGCTGCCTTCTAGCCCATACTATCTGCATCCAAATGAAAAACCAGCTTTGGTTCTTGTTTCTCCTGTCTTATCAAGCTCAAACTATCACGCTTGGTCTCGAGCTATGA
- the LOC105791591 gene encoding retrovirus-related Pol polyprotein from transposon RE1 isoform X2, with translation MLPSSPYYLHPNEKPALVLVSPVLSSSNYHAWSRAMTMAFLFKNKLQFVDGTITVPPRTDPLYSAWERCNTMVLSWLHHSISPSIMNSVLWLDFAYDIWRDLRERFSQGDVFRISALQEEINAFKQDDRSVTDYFTELKILWDELMNFRPIPVCSCSPSCYCGVFVTLQKYHDNDYVIRFLKGLHDRFAAIRSQIMLIDPLPPINKVFSLVIQQERHLPTGSSQLFVSNTLRHHTSSKKPQAKSSIDSRQCTFCGKSRHTVDTCYEKHGYPPGYKSRGRASRAHTALNDCAAQPLDSSQHVDILPSDPSVTLTQDQLQQLLALLPASTSPPHVTNTASSSQPNPSPSSVCARISGTVIFNNSLYITNVLYVPQFTFNLLSVTKLTAILPCSFTFHKTHCSRQALPSSKMIGTARVLHGLYILDSPAQTFSNILEKFSFIILHRETCIVLPCQS, from the exons ATGCTGCCTTCTAGCCCATACTATCTGCATCCAAATGAAAAACCAGCTTTGGTTCTTGTTTCTCCTGTCTTATCAAGCTCAAACTATCACGCTTGGTCTCGAGCTATGACAATGGCATTTCTATTCAAAAACAAGCTCCAGTTTGTTGACGGCACCATCACAGTTCCACCTCGAACGGATCCTCTTTATTCTGCCTGGGAACGATGTAACACTATGGTGCTTTCTTGGTTGCACCATTCCATCTCGCCCTCGATCATGAACAGTGTTCTTTGGCTCGACTTTGCTTATGATATTTGGCGCGATCTTCGTGAACGCTTTTCTCAAGGTGATGTTTTCCGCATTTCTGCTCTCCAAGAAGAGATCAATGCTTTCAAGCAAGATGATCGTTCCGTTACTGATTACTTTACTGAGTTAAAAATTCTCTGGGATGAGTTGATGAATTTTCGACCAATTCCAGTTTGTTCTTGTTCACCATCTTGCTATTGCGGTGTTTTTGTCACTCTCCAGAAATATCATGATAACGACTACGTTATTCGTTTTCTTAAGGGTCTCCATGATCGGTTTGCTGCTATTCGTTCTCAAATCATGCTTATTGATCCCTTGCCTCCAATCAACAAAGTGTTTTCCCTAGTTATTCAACAAGAACGTCACCTTCCTACTGGCTCATCTCAGTTGTTTGTTAGCAACACATTGCGCCACCACACTTCTTCAAAGAAACCTCAGGCTAAATCATCTATTGATTCACGGCAATGTACCTTCTGTGGCAAATCTAGGCATACTGTTGATACTTGTTATGAAAAGCATGGATATCCACCTGGTTATAAGTCTCGAGGTCGGGCCTCTCGTGCACACACAGCCCTTAATGATTGTGCTGCACAACCTTTGGACTCTTCGCAGCATGTTGATATTTTGCCATCTGATCCTTCTGTTACTTTGACACAAGATCAGTTGCAACAGCTACTTGCATTACTTCCAGCATCTACCTCCCCACCTCATGTTACCAATACTGCTTCTTCCTCACAACCGAACCCTTCCCCATCCTCAG TTTGTGCTCGAATTTCTGGTACAGTCATTTTCAATAATAGTCTTTACATTACTAATGTTCTCTATGTTCCTCAATTTACCTTTAATCTTTTATCTGTCACTAAACTCACTGCTATATTACCTTGTTCCTTTACCTTTCATAAAACTCATTGTTCTAGACAGGCTCTTCCTTCTTCGAAGATGATTGGTACAGCTAGAGTGCTCCATGGTCTTTATATTTTGGACTCCCCAGCTCAAACTTTTTCCAATATACTTGAGAAGTTTTCTTTCATTATTCTACATCGGGAAACTTGTATTGTCCTGCCATGTCAAAGCTGA
- the LOC105791591 gene encoding metal tolerance protein B isoform X7 gives MEDGEVSIQRLKEIEMPMVSDGNTVISMTPELKCCSGCVFSGRPNTALESKERHKSVTKLSGLILFYLIVISVEIIGGVKANSLAVMSDAAPLLTDVAGFCISLFTVWASAWKATSYQSFGFNRLEVLGALLSMQLIWLISALLIYEALDRILHENDEVNGALMFAVAAFRFVINLVMVLWLGHDHTHHACRGTVHHRHHDDHHSDLATEEETSLVPSGPKTNKIMNINLQGAYLHVVADLIQTVGVMITGAVIWIKPKWLIVDLLCTLIFSTVALSTTLPMLRDIFSILMERTAGEINIDMLESGIKGIDGVQNIHDLHVWAITVGGIS, from the exons ATGGAAGATGGCGAAGTCTCCATTCAAAGATTAAAGGAAATTGAGATGCCAATGGTATCTGATGGAAATACTGTGATTTCAATGACCCCAGAGTTGAAATGCTGCTCTGGTTGTGTCTTTTCCGGGCGACCAAACACTGCTTTGGAATCAAAGGAACGACACAAGTCAGTAACCAAACTTTCTGGCCTCATACTTTTCTATCTTATAGTTATATCAGTAGAGATTATTGGTGGAGTGAAAGCCAACAGCCTTGCAGTTATGTCAGATGCAGCTCCCTTGCTCACTGATGTGGCTGGATTCTGTATATCTCTATTTACAGTCTGGGCTTCCGCATGGAAGGCGACATCCTACCAATCTTTTGGGTTCAATCGTCTCGAAGTCCTTGGTGCTCTTTTGTCTATGCAACTCATATGGCTTATATCTGCTCTCTTAATATACGAAGCACTTGACAGGATTCTCCATGAAAATGATGAGGTAAACGGGGCACTCATGTTTGCAGTTGCTGCTTTCAGATTTGTGATCAACTTGGTTATGGTCCTTTGGCTGGGTCATGACCACACTCACCATGCTTGCAGGGGAACAGTTCATCATCGACATCACGACGACCATCATAGTGATTTAGCCACAGAAGAGGAGACTAGTTTGGTGCCGAGTGGTCCAAAGACAAACAAGATAATGAACATAAATCTCCAAGGAGCTTACTTGCATGTCGTGGCTGACCTAATTCAAACCGTTGGGGTGATGATCACTGGAGCTGTTATTTGGATAAAACCTAAGTGGTTGATTGTTGATCTTCTCTGCACACTCATCTTCTCTACCGTTGCTCTCAGTACCACTCTACCTATGCTGAGAGATATTTTTAGCATATTGATGGAAAGGACAGCAGGAGAAATTAATATCGACATGCTGGAAAGTGGTATCAAGGGCATCGATGGAGTCCAAAACATTCACGACCTCCACGTATGGGCTATAACTGTCGG TGGCATTTCATGA